The Neoasaia chiangmaiensis sequence TTCGCTGCCCAGATGGCAGTCGCATCCGAGCCTGACCCCCACCAGATGCGGTCCCGCAGCCCTTCGGAGAATGGCTCCAGTCGCAGCAGGCCATGCGGGTTGGGGAACATCGGGTTTGGGTTGGGTCGGGCGAAGCCTTCTCCCCTGAGTAGCTCGAGAAACACCTCGGCGTGCTGTCGCCCCATATCGGCGTCGGTCTGGCCCTCGGCTGGCTGGTAGCCGAAATGCCGCCAGCCATCGACGACCTGCTCGGGGGAGCCACGGCTGATGCCGAGTTGCAGCCGACCCCCAGCGATCAGATCGGCCGAGCTTGCGTCCTCGACCATGTAGAACGGGTTTTCATACCGCATGTCGATCACGCCGGTGCCGATCTCGATGCGGCTGGTCTTCGCCCCCACGGCGGCGAGCAGCGGGAAGGGCGAGGCAAGCTGCCGTGCGAAGTGATGGACGCGGAAATAGGCGCCGTCCGCACCCAGTTCCTCGGCCGCCACGGCGAGATCGATGGATTGCAGCAGGACGTCGGCCGCCGAACGTGCCTGCGATTGCGGCGACGGCGTCCAGTGTCCAAACGAGAGAAAGCCAATCTTCTTCATCGGATCCTACGCCCCAATCTGTGCAACGGCCTGTAGTTTGCCATGTCTTTCCGACTGGAAAGAGATGCCCCGGCTTCGTTAGGTCCGCTTGCGGCCTGCCGCCTTTGGCGGGGCTGCCTTTACTGCCACCTTCTTGGCTGCTGGCGCTTTCGCGG is a genomic window containing:
- a CDS encoding LLM class flavin-dependent oxidoreductase gives rise to the protein MKKIGFLSFGHWTPSPQSQARSAADVLLQSIDLAVAAEELGADGAYFRVHHFARQLASPFPLLAAVGAKTSRIEIGTGVIDMRYENPFYMVEDASSADLIAGGRLQLGISRGSPEQVVDGWRHFGYQPAEGQTDADMGRQHAEVFLELLRGEGFARPNPNPMFPNPHGLLRLEPFSEGLRDRIWWGSGSDATAIWAAKMGMNLQSSTLKDDETGEPFHVQQARQIRAYRAAWKDAGHARAPRVSVSRSIFALVNDRDRAYFGGRQDADHVGMLDETTRAIFGRSYAAEPDVLIEQLRGDEAIAEADTLLLTVPNQLGVAYNAHVIEAILTHVAPVLGWR